In a genomic window of Oreochromis aureus strain Israel breed Guangdong linkage group 13, ZZ_aureus, whole genome shotgun sequence:
- the LOC116325731 gene encoding equilibrative nucleoside transporter 1, translating into MTAINAPRDKYNSVWLIFFILGLGSLLPWNFFMTATMYFTSRLKDSNQTANETAGDSRNVLESKFNNVMTLCAMVPLLIFTCLNSFIHQRIPQKLRISGSLTVILVVFLVTAVVVKVELAPLPFFVLTMVKIVCINSFGAIFQSSLFGLAGILPASYTTPIMSGQGLAGTFAAFSMICALASGSELQDSAFGYFITACVVILLAIMSYLTLPKMEFFQYCMESSRCAPSADEENKMDLLKKESEAEKRPVVNLMEDETKPTSSVLNIFKQIWVMALSVCFIFTVTIGVFPAVTVDVKSTVADGGVWEKYFIPVSCFLLFNVMDWAGRSLTAVCMWPGKDSIWLPILVGLRVVFIPLFMLCNVQPRVISQTVWFSHDAWYIIFMILFSFSNGYLASLCMCFGPKKVSQHEAETAGAIMAFFLSLGLALGAAVSFGFRAAI; encoded by the exons ATGACGGCCATCAATGCACCTCGGGACAA ATACAATTCAGTATGGCTCATTTTCTTCATCCTGGGCTTGGGAAGCCTCTTGCCATGGAATTTCTTCATGACGGCAACAATG TACTTCACCAGCAGACTGAAGGACTCCAATCAGACGGCCAACGAGACGGCCGGAGACTCTCGCAATGTGCTGGAGTCCAAGTTCAACAACGTGATGACGCTGTGCGCCATGGTGCCTCTGCTCATCTTCACCTGTCTCAACTCCTTCATACACCAGAG gaTTCCTCAGAAATTGAGAATCTCTGGCAGCTTGACGGTCATCCTGGTGGTTTTTCTGGTGACAGCGGTGGTTGTTAAAGTAGAACTGGCTCCTCTTCCCTTCTTTGTCCTGACCATGGTCAAAATTGTCTGCATCAACT CATTTGGGGCGATTTTTCAGAGCAGTCTGTTCGGGCTGGCAGGGATTCTACCTGCCTCTTACACCACTCCCATCATGAGCGGACAGGGGCTGGCCGGCACCTTCGCTGCCTTCTCCATGATCTGCGCTCTGGCCA GTGGGTCAGAACTGCAGGACAGTGCTTTTGGTTACTTCATCACAGCTTGTGTTGTGATTCTTCTGGCTATAATGTCCTACCTCACTCTTCCCAAGATG GAGTTCTTCCAGTACTGCATGGAGAGCAGTAGATGTGCACCATCAGCCGATGAGGAGAACAAGATGGACTTGCTCAAAAAAG aaaGTGAAGCTGAAAAGCGGCCGGTGGTGAATCTGATGGAAGATGAGACCAAACCCACCTCGTCTGTGCTTAATATCTTCAAGCAG ATTTGGGTGATGGCTCTGTCTGTGTGCTTCATCTTCACTGTCACCATTGGAGTTTTTCCAGCCGTGACCGTCGATGTCAAGTCGACAGTTGCTGATGGAGGTGTCTGGG AAAAGTACTTCATCCCTGTGTCATGTTTCCTCCTTTTCAACGTGATGGACTGGGCTGGCAGGAGTCTGACGGCCGTCTGTATGTGG cCGGGCAAGGACAGCATCTGGCTTCCAATCCTCGTGGGCCTGCGGGTCGTCTTCATCCCCCTCTTCATGCTCTGTAATGTCCAGCCTCGTGTGATTTCCCAAACCGTGTGGTTCAGCCACGATGCCTGGTACATCATCTTCATGATCTTGTTCTCCTTTTCCAATGGATACCTGGCCAGCCTCTGCATGTGCTTTGGACCCAA GAAGGTGTCGCAGCACGAGGCAGAGACGGCGGGGGCCATCATGGCCTTCTTCTTGTCCCTCGGCTTGGCACTGGGAGCTGCTGTCTCCTTTGGTTTCCGGGCTgcgatctaa